The stretch of DNA ACAGAATTCGATTAACGTATATGCGTAATTATTTCTGTATAATAATATACAGAATTCGATTTACGTATATACGTAAATCGAATTCCGTATGTACAGAAATACTATCTTTCTGTCTTTACAtaaatatttctgtatatacgGAATTATTTCGGTAAGTATACGTAATTCGATTTCTGTATATACGTTATTCGATTTCTGTGTATAcggaattaattttgtatatacgtaaTTCTATTTCTGTGTATACGgaattatttaatgaatggctatatattaacacaataaacacaataaacatacatattaaacatacacaataacaacagcattaaatttttttttaacaacaaacaagttgttaagagtcccctgccctcagttctaatgactttttcaagaatatttcaagatatattttttttaattatagaaaCATAAATGTATCTAGTTGACAATTTTCAAAATTACTTAGAAAGCTATACTTTAAGGGATTAAAGACTATATAGggattgaatttaaaaaaagcaatAATAAATATAGATTTTCAACGGTTTCCATGACAATACCCGGAACTTAATTATCTGTTACAGTAGTTTAGTTTGTCCTTTGTCCAAAGAAATGGAAATTCAATACTTATTTACGATACACATGAGGGTAGTTTTAGAGCAAATATCAATACCCATCAGCATGTGAGTTACAGATGTGTAATAAACCTCAATTTAATGTGAAAATCGATTTTTGTCCTCCgaaaacatgcatatatataattatgcTATAAAATAATTACAGGATCTGTTAATTTACTCTTTTTATCTAacatataattattatatcaaataattaCCGAAACTGTTTATTCTTTTTATCCAAAGTCTTACTATCTTTTCATGTTTGGTAAAACTCTATGACAAAACTAGCATGACTAATGTAATTCAGAAATatgttgtaataaaattgagaatggaaatggggaatgtgccaaagagacaacaacccgaccatagaaaaaaacaacagcagaaggtcaccaacaggtcttcaatgtagcgagaaattcccgcacccggaggcgtccttcagctggcccctaaacaaatatatactagttcggtgataatgaacgccatactaatgtAATGTTGTCTCTGATTTGCAGAGTGGTAACAATCATGACACCTCGACTAAACagttaaattaaacaatttctttcttgaacaaaaacaaaaccaatcGCAAACCTTTGAACGCTGTATAATTGAACGGTCAGTTTGCTGTACAATTCTGAAAAATTaagttatttcattttatgtatatatatttgcatCGATTGTTATGTTATACGCAGAGGAATATTCAGATTACCCGCATAAGTAGTAGCTGTTCTAAAAAAGACGGTTCGAAATTAGCAATAGATAGGAAAAGAACAAGAATATGATTTTGTTAAATTAGTTCAaccattaattaaaatgaaatgacGAAATCATAATTCATTTTAGCAGCtaatttggttcaattttgtcaaaataagcataTAAACATCGATGCTTATTATTCACCTGCAtgtgaattattttacattattgaatctgtattcatggTACCTTCAATATAACCCATTAGCTAGAGATTGATTACGTATGTATATATCGTGATCGAccataaaaaggaaaaaaatgtcaacaaaagtGAACCATTTCGTTGACTGATTCGCTTCACAAAAATGCAATCAATACAGCTAAAACGATAATAAACTTATCTTTTTTAACTTATAACATGAAATAAAACACACCTAGAAAAATCCGATTGCACGAGGTCGCTATCTTTtcaatttatgtttataaaattgagaatggaaatggggaatgtgtcaaagagacaacaacccgaccaaataaaaaacaacagcagagggtcaccaacaggtcttcaatgtagcgagaaattcccgcacccggaggcgtccttcagctggcccctaaacaaatatatactagtccagtgataacaaacgccatactaatttccaaattgtacacaagaaactaaaattaaaataatacaagactaacaaaggccagaggctcctgacttgggacaggcgcaaaaatgtggcggggttaaacatgtttgtgagatctcaaacctccccctatacctctaaccaatgtagaaaagtaaacgcataacaatacgcacattaaaattcagttcaagagaagtccgagtctgatgtcagaagatgtaaccaaagaaaataatacataaataacaacagactactagcagttaactgacatgccagttccagacttcaattaaactgactgaaagattatgatttcatcatatgtttATATTGGGTTGTATTATCTTCTGCAGTCTTCGGAGGTCATATCGATACTTTCATTAGATGATACCTgaactaaaatacacacaaaattcttatatatattatcagagacatataatacattgtattatatgtctctgatattatCGAGTACATGCATTGtttgcaagctatactttattatagatttaacatgggtaggcattatattcgtgattatttctGCCTTAGCGATAGTGAGTTTTTCAAAATTGGCAAAAAATCATCTCTATTTCTTTACATTTCAGAATGTCGTCACAGGATTTTCTTTTATAACAAGATTACCTCGGGGTGAACTTTATTTATACTCTGCAGTAGCCAATCCAGATGAAAGATGGGGAAATTTTACAAGTATAACAATAAACTTATGGGACGGATCTCAGAATAAGAAATTTGATTGTTGTATTTTCAACAAGAAAACAATGGATAATTTTGTAACGAAAGAAGCCTTCATCAAAAATGACTTTGGATATTCTCCTTTCAGTGCACGTCAGTACCAGTGCCAGATTCCCCAATGCATTATGAATGCTACACATGTTGGAATGGTCGAACATGGTACACCGTGTTCTGCATTTATGAAAACAATACCGGTGTTTTATCCGAGCCGGGAAAAGGGAAAACTAGCTATTTGTGCCAAGATTGCTTACGGAACTTTGTCACCACAACGACTTATTGAATGGTTTGAATATCATCGATTGATGGGTGTCGATAAAGTTCTTACTATGGTCCAATATCTTAACGAAGATGCTTACAAGGTGCTTTTGTATTATCAAAAACTTCAATTTGGAGAAATTGACGAGTTTCCATTGCCACTGCCAGGCAAAGTAATCGGTAAGTTTACCTGACCCTTTTCAAAATCCTCATcttaagatgaagaacagcaataaatgATATGTTCCATTCCCTTTAAAGAACCCGTTTTGATGTTGTATCATAAACTGATGCAAACTAGTAATTCATCCTATCTTTTTTCtctgaaattaaatattgatgcttGATCTGTTTCCTTTGACAGGATTTCGTACTTAAGTAAAAAGAAAGTTATCTGGACCGAAAGGCGAGCTTATAGTCTGTAGGTTCCGCTGTACAAAAATCAGCTTAAGTTTGACAAAAGTCGTCCTGAATTTATATGCAATATTTTATACTAAACATTACACTAAATCAGTAAATCTTGTTTTAGCGGGAAAATAGCGAGAAAAAAAAACGGTTCCCGATATTTTACGAGCCTTAATTATATGTACACTTAAATCAGTAATAACGAATAGCCTAAAATAGTTGAATGAACTGTTCGATTTACAAATAACGAAATGGACAGTGCTCAGCGGGTATCCACGTATTACTCGGAAAAGGAATAAACTGATATCTGGccataatataataataagtaTATCATCTACTTTTCACCCAAACTATCAGATTGCTcattataagagttatctcccttaaatgACTATGTTTGAGAAGTTTTCAAGTTTCGTTTTGCGTATTGTCTCGAAAGTCAATAAACAAGGTATACACTATAAACAGAAAAGATGAACAGTTTTGACTGATGAGCCATTCAGGATCTTAAGAAGCCCCTTTTGCTTAAATTAGTTGCCAATTCgggaatttatttataataaatatataataatataataataatatataagcCAAATCATATTCCATATTTTTGGAGGTCGACCTGGCCGGATTAAGTGATATAACTCTTGCATTATTGCTTCGCTAAGTGAAGCAAAGCCATAAGATCATGTCGATTAATATGTTGCTATAGCATTACAGTGTTTGGTAAGTGATGTTAGCCAATGATTAGTACTACAATTAGTAGTACAACAAGTAAGCAGAAATTATCTGTAATGTTATCTTACTGCAATGTTAATTTATATAGACAGGTGGCATCTTTTATCAGAAAGCTGAATAACTTATTGTGATATGTATATTAATTTgtatgaattatttcttttttgtcttatttttttcttttttgtcttatatttttttttattgttttttattgttttttttttttttttgaatgttacctttgtgttataaatcatgtttatCATTGTATATATGTACCTCATGTTACACATATATGTGTCTGAGCGTTGctttacaataaaatcttgaaaatctTGAATTATTCTTACGCATTTAGATCTATTAGTATACTTTACTTTAATCTGTAAAGCACGATTAGTTGTATTTACTCTGTATGATGCGTATTATGTTAATGAGTCATTCTATACGAAATTATAAATGACACGAAATACAATAACTCGATTCTAACCGATAAGTGAttattgtatacatttgtattaagtGATTAGTTAAACTATCACTTTATATTTACTTAAATGCGAATTCGAGAATTTATTAACCCGATATCATATTTTTGAAGCCGTAGACCTGGATTAAGAGAGATAACTCTTGTACTATTGCTTCGCTATAGTGAACTGATTTattttcgctgtgttgaagacacattggtggctcTGAAAGTTTCGGtgtgttttctgctctttggtcgagttgttgtctatttgacacattccccatttcaattataaattttattttaaaagtatgagTCTAAAACGGTACTTTGAATAACCGTTCAACAAAATGACCACCACACAAGCATAACACGGGAATTGAAGGACAAGTGTAACCTTCGAAACATAGTAAAATCAAAGCATTATTGATAGGAAAATAAATTCTCTCGCCGTGTACGCGAGGTGGTTTTGAAGACGAGAGTATCAATTTACATGCACCTGACACAAATAATTTGATTCAGTATAGAGAGTTTTGATCTTTCTGTAGTCTAAGACTTTAATACTGCATGAAACTTGTTCTTTTTCTAGGGTTTTCAGACAGAGGATTTGAGGAATACCGCTTTACACTACCTCAATGTTCACATGACAAACAAGTTGGTGTTTACAGCTGTCAAGAAAAATTACAGGGCTACGATTATGTTGGTGTGGTGGACTTTGATGAGTACATAGTCCATGATAAATTATGgagttttaaagatattttaaatgtatgtaataaaggCAGAACTGCAGTACAAAACTCGTTGTGTTGAACATAGCTTTTCCTGCCTCCTTAATGATTGTTCAACTGAATTTTAAACTGGTTTAATTTCAAgatctttttttgtaaaaaataaaatcgtaGAATAATAATTGAATATACAGTAAACAAAGGTTTTACAATCCGActttatttatttgaaagaattaaaattGGTTCGACAACATTAATAAAGCTTTAtcagataaataaaggcaacagtagtataccgctgttcaaaaatcatgaattgattgaaatgaaaatatgtgtaacaaactaaaaccgagggaaacacatcagctATGAAAGGAAAACAACGcaacaacagaaacactgcagagcataaaaaaaacaacaatgcaacatatatagaaatgaactattagataacaactgccatattccagacttggtacaggatatagaaagttataaaaatggcgggttgaacctggttttgtagttagccaaacctcgcgctttatggcaatgttaaatataccgctaaaatgacaaaattacatggcaggaatacagtacaaatacatACAAGAAAACTCAGaatagagaaatacataaataaataacataatagTACATTTCGTCAGGTTTACCTCAGAATAACAACAAATACCTAAAAATTAATTTAGGACggtacacaaaaaacaacataatagAATTACGAACTGTGTGTCACACGAATGTATCAACGCCACTAAAAGTGACGTTACATGTAAATTTCTATAGTTGGATATAGATCGAGATTAGgtttgtaattatgttatttgatgaattttataacaattacaagaatataaATATAGAATTGTGTAACTAATTGCATCATCTAACTATGTCGTTTTTTTTCGATCATACTATGTAAAACATAAGCGAATTTTATCCATTATTAGAATTATTACTTTTTGCAAAAGATCATGTTTTTAGTTTATAAACGGTTCAATGAAACATCGAACATGGTCCAATAATTTTTATTACTTAACAAGAAAAGTTTTAGTTTGCTTatgttttacaaacatttttgtgTGCTTCTTTCTTTCAAAATATTGCAGcacatcatttattttttttaattttcagaatgAACTGATGCCAAAATATCCCGATGCAGCAGGGTTTACATTTAATGTCTCTTTCTTTATTCTGGATTGGGGTGATACCGGAAGTGGTGATCTATATCTGACTAAATACGTACAGAGGACAGAGCCTCGAgtagaatgttttaaaaatatctatATTCCCAATAGGGTATATGAAGTTACAACTCACACATTTGCAGCTAAAAAACGATACAAAAGGTAATGCTTTGATCTGAATGTTGCACCTAATTGGGAGAATTATTTGGTGCAACATGTAAATGTCTtgctttaaagtcataagaaacctcaaattaaataaaataaatgcatatgttttttataactcaatggatagtttacatataaaacttatgtacatatacttttttctggagagaattttttaatttatttatatttagaagaagtttactttattttaattgcttccttccaagacatattttccgtatgcaaagtgacctcagtgtgacccatctcgtaaaaatccggtgatcgcaatacgcatggatgtccttaaaaaaaactattatctgaatttacttgttaaacacgtgctcaatttccatgcttttttgttgattttttgttgattgttgacaaacaggtgacaatcgttaaacttctggttcaaaacacgaactttaattacctgccatattttcacaacaatactgaccgattgaaaaaaaattgacgattatacgaaatttatgcgagaaaaaatgaaaaattcttgaacagaagactaagtttatgatgtttgtatgcattggttcaagaattggaagaacattattgtTCACCGGTCACTcatttcttatgactttaatttgaCTTCTGTTTTGTTGTCTTTTCACGTGTATAACATTTTAAATGCCCTTTTCTGTACCGAATTTTATTGTTTGCTCTTTATGTACTTTTAACTTCCCACTGATCGAGATTTAACAGGGTTTGAGGGCGTTCCCTCCAGGGAATCGATAACATTAGTTACGTACCCTGTATAGCAAAACAAGTATACAAAAAAACCAACTGACATAATACTTAATTCTATCATCGTTGTAGATATCTACTCTCAGAACACAACACAGTGATACATCACTACCGAGAGTGCCCGAAAGTTCCTCAATGGAAAAATTGTATGACAGATCCAAGATCCACAGACCTTAAGATGGAAAAAATAAGGACTGAAATGACTAACAGAGTAAAAGCTGTACAGAAACATCTAGGAATTTATAATTAAGTAATGTGGTACAAATTCAATGTTTTAGTCTGGCAACCTGTGGCTGTCTGCTTTTGTATCGATGAACAAACAAGTAAGACTGCGAGCTACTgttcactgatgatacccctgccGCAACTGGATAagtaattttaatagtgtaaaaatatgtaagcgttctgtaaacaggaagttgttgagtgataaatctgaaaacgcatcacacggtatagctgactagTTTAAAACCCTGgaaccaaattttagaaatccttatgatgtagttcctgaaaaaaatgtgacgaaaaatgttcatgGGACGGATTGACGGACGGACATACAGAGATATACCCCAATAATTCTAATATGATTTGAATATTAGGGAATACATTGTTATGCCTTGGTCGAGAAGACTTCCGGTTGTTATTCTTGACGTCGGTTATTTTccgatagacgacgttgaccgaacttcttttcgtaaccaatgtaaacaagatggtgGCGTTAAAAAAAGAATCCGGATCGACATTTAAACGTAAATTTGAATTATAAACACAAATTAATGATGATAAgaatttttgtagtttatttttttttttatcagatatcaAATTTTACGGAGTACATAATTTTGCTTTAACCAACTAATATATATTAATCCGCCAGGCCTCTTTAATGAAACTAATATACAATTTACGTGCGTGTAATAGAAGTTTCGAGTGTGGAAAAATACATTCCGTATctcaaattttaaagaattataaggattattGTTAtcggacttttatttgtttgagaGTGAATTGGTCGCGTTTAtgcaccaataaattcctttaaaactGCGTTTAATCCTATATTAATTTTGGTAAAGTGGGGGTATAGATATTACAATTTCGGCTTTATCGAATAACCTTTTATTACTAGACGGAATCGAACTCATaacttacacattttttttacttttggtaCGTTTTTCCTCATACATAAATATGTAAATCAGATTTTAATTTGAAACtgattaaatgtaaaaaaaaaaaaaagccacaaATATGGAAACATAACGTAAAATATGTTAACTAACATATCAAATGTAACAAAACAGACATATTGTGatcattaaatatatttcaatttaccATAAACATAATCAAACTGACCAACAATGATCTTCAAACATATTGAAACACATGCACGAATGAAATATGACCCTCAAACCAATTATgtgtgttaaaataaaaaatcaaaaatatgatGTCCAATGCATTTTAAGAAATTCATTAATTTATTGtatgtttttcatttgtatttatgTAGACATAAAAATTGAATTTCATGTAAACAAAACTTCGCATCAAGGTACAGATACAAACATTGAAATTGTATTGTCTACATTTGAATAatgcacggtgggtatggttgtcctgcgagagaacgtactgtgctggtgattcggtcctgacgggtgctggtgatcaatgaaaaaatgtaaacaaagacgaaaatgatgatttttgacgttttcactcataaaaaatggaagaaaacagttgagatttttcaatttcgtttcttatgggttcatatataaaccattaaaatattgaccctctaaactgtttcagtaagcgtaacacaaaaatgctcattttcagaaaatctcgaactgaaaaaataaaacaaaaatgttcatagagtccgctttctataccgcaatccacacgacaaaacaattttgtgaaaaaacattgcaatttcttaaaatttagcattttctcaatttatgcatgtcctgatactgtgctggtgggtcctgtcattgtgctggtgggtcctgatacggtgctggtgattttggataagaagttggtcatatttgaaacaaatgttacaaaatcaataaaattgggcagataattgttgccaacaggatctatgactcctattttagctcttgtgcatccatttggctgtttaatatgtgttttcaaatgatcttaacttgtattacataataacataaaagggcaacatctttcgtccaatatcagataacaatatatagtatctaaaataagttaaaaattccacaatactatataattcattttatgtgtcaatttgttcgaaaaaagtcgaaaagaagagttTAAGTTAATGTcaatgattatctgtcgctttctagatctatgcttagcatttatttcagatgacatggactcctcactctgatgaccctgctgcctttcataacttcatccgtatacatatattaatagataaacgaaaggctgcaactggtatttttgtatttaaaatgattcgttgtaacgggaatatttgtggtgaatggaaactgtgagggtcaaaatcttaaattgcttataaatgttgctggacctagtttcgttatctgatccgaattttctgaaatgtgcaaggtagatagacattttgatttgtttactcGGTAATgaacccttgtgttgatcccatggtaaacataacaaaaatctctgtacaaaggtctgtgaattttctacaaaaattgtgattttattttcactaaattctcttttttctactaaatacaattatgaactataataaataataatgctttgcaagaagtttccccttgatatatgCACATTTCGTAATTGACATTGTCATAAACcgtacacgaaaagataaaatattgatataagtacttaatttgcatctttgAACCCCCACCCGGCTTGTTTTTTAGGAGCctgggtgtctaaaaatggtcgattacagacagccgagtacgcattttactttctaggcgtgtttatgttttttaaatataaattaaggctacattttaatataataattctatgaattcacaatataaaaaaatgcagaaaaaaaatgaatgaagtgaaatatcttagtaaggagtcataactacagagatggtgtgtttgacacacaaaacttaaaagcttagtgatattaccaatattaaaataaaagtgtattttagttgggtattttttccatttactcattttcaattataatcaaggcacatttgatttttattcatgaaaaatatttaaatatagaaaagtaggacacattgttcacttcctcccccgtaattctttatcaaaaatatttattttgaaatgaaaaagctaagaaatcttaggttttttagtgttttctaggttatctcgtcttcattctctgacatattctagcttgccctttcataaaatagtgatttttttagtgttttatcgaattttcgaaaaacaaatacctgataaccgcttagacaaaaaaaaatatgttggaaaaatcttacagcaagtgattcttaatagctatagcctcggtcacaccttaccggatagctcgaacggacgcctaacggataaaaaaaagttatccgttgacaaaatttgtatctgttgggagtccgttggtgtACTAACGAACATGTAACGAATGCCaaacggacacacaacggacactgaacgtacgtgaaacggatacgtaccggacagaatggacgtcgaacgtacatccaacggacgagtaccggataaaacaGACACCACTATGGaagcgtaacggataaaacggatgaacaaaataatctgaaaattaaaggcaataaaccatgagaaatttcaattggcatttgtccATTTTACATCCGGtagtcatccgttttatccgttatccttccgttAATATCCGTtttacatccgttttatccgttaggcgtccggtagacatccgttggtgaattggtctaccggatctccaacggatgcataacggatacgtaacggatacaaaacggacgagtaccgtacaaaacggatgcctaacggacgttcaacggacattttatccgttggacgtccgttcaaagtttgaacatgctcaaaattttccaccggacagaacggacgtcaacggataaaacggacgcttaacggacatgcaacggatatggacggacgcctaacggataagaacggacgtccaacggacatgaacggattgagaaaaagttatccgttaggcgtccgttcgagctatccggtaaggtgtgaccaaggctaatataagatacatttttcttttacaatccacctttaaaattttacgggaaactattccaagctttcactgtaacctcgctctaacttatccccctccctccccccaaaaaaaccaccaaacaaacaaacccacaatactattgtcattcttatagtcaaccctcaattgttcacaaacaaatgtgttttaagctgctaaagacatgattcaaacgctcagaaagtcctttgttctatatttatgcaaaacctttcacatttttattttatgggttattgttgaaggtcgtacgatgacgtatggttgttaacacatacttcctttggtttcttatggaaatttgtccattgacaacacacataccacatcatctacattatattaagtattgtataaattacaacgtattttggtgatcttgcaaaatgatcgtaatcccgaaaatcgtaaacatattttcttatctaatAAGGggacaagaagggttccattaacaggccaataaataagattacagttaatttcattttttttaaataggggtattttttctctcataataacagtaaacagattcacaacaatgtcaatttcaagaaagcagacaacagctaatTAGTAAacaacagtacagcatcaatgctcttgaatatatgccacttttaactaaaatataaaagcacagaaccaggacataggagcacagaaccaggaccgtttttcttatcaccagcacagcgtcaggacaatttcgtttaacgaacttgcacgacttttgcaatataatattgttgtaatatactttgcatggtacttatgacacatcagagaaaaattaagcaacaaaacagtcgttttattgccgttctgatacaatgtaaacaaacccaccagcacagaatcaggacccaccagcacccgt from Mytilus galloprovincialis chromosome 2, xbMytGall1.hap1.1, whole genome shotgun sequence encodes:
- the LOC143063879 gene encoding uncharacterized protein LOC143063879 yields the protein MDNFVTKEAFIKNDFGYSPFSARQYQCQIPQCIMNATHVGMVEHGTPCSAFMKTIPVFYPSREKGKLAICAKIAYGTLSPQRLIEWFEYHRLMGVDKVLTMVQYLNEDAYKVLLYYQKLQFGEIDEFPLPLPGKVIGFSDRGFEEYRFTLPQCSHDKQVGVYSCQEKLQGYDYVGVVDFDEYIVHDKLWSFKDILNNELMPKYPDAAGFTFNVSFFILDWGDTGSGDLYLTKYVQRTEPRVECFKNIYIPNRVYEVTTHTFAAKKRYKRYLLSEHNTVIHHYRECPKVPQWKNCMTDPRSTDLKMEKIRTEMTNRVKAVQKHLGIYN